From Schaalia sp. ZJ405, one genomic window encodes:
- a CDS encoding glycosyl hydrolase family 95 catalytic domain-containing protein codes for MKTGKRLLTSTFAAAVLVSTMMPATFAEPAHLNDYQAEPSSSSDPVLWYRQPASQTPLTQGARPGEDEVWQQTTLPVGNGDLGGTIYGEVAQERIVINEKTLWLGGPKSTPTYNGGNAADRGKNGESIRRVQQLFEEGKQKQASDLAGAQLIGGFDRDREQGGYQAWGELMINQGLGQNPRYSDYRRSLNLATGTSTVEFTVGGTQYTRETLVSHPARVMALHLTSTGDAELNLGVNLVSSHRSDLNEEKSTYADGVLTTTGALRNNSLVYTSKIAAVSEDGGAITSDGASLRIVGGHSATVYLAAATDFAYDYPTYRSGESAAQVEARIHKDIVAAVASGWESVREAHVADHSALVHRTNLNLGGWDNSLPTDQLLSAYKQGQTTPAQERTLETLLYQYGRYLTIGSSRADSQLPANLQGVWARRSNDKGGENPWKSDYHINVNLQMNYWPTYSANLAEMAEPMIRYMEGLVEPGRVTAKTYMGTAGTPGTGYTANTETTPYGWTAPGKSFSWGWSPAAVPWMLQNVYEAYEYSLDPQLLQRIYPLLREQSDFYINSILHPSQDAYGVERLTSSPTYSPEHGPYTDGNTYEQTLIWQLLNDTITAAGVLGVDADKVGGVQSCATANWQKNWAAQGAFVSGDANRSWSCAMSLLKPVVVGESGQIKEWYNEGALGKWKDGSPIGSYQKNHRHLSHMLGLFPGDLINVDNPTFMDAAKYSLDQRTDSATGWGIAQRLNSWARTGDGDRAHKIIRSLFATGIYPNLFDAHPPFQIDGNFGYTSAVDEMLLQSNSTYVDPEGTSHANYLNLLPALPAAWSSGSVEGLRARGDFTVSMNWDNQALKSVTLTSGSGADATLALNGAEGAVVTDASGAQVETTVHDGSHLSFPTKVGETYTVKGMTSISVQSRTGATVIGTDDGFLQLDAQVKSGNDESGSTVPELVWSVSDSSVLDVDATGRVSAKGVNASATVTVALKSDPRTKASIGITVATGRTVESLVDDAAQGIEYTGPWGTWTDARNHMGTVHFIQDGLGQASFSFTGTGVKIYGNLNSTFGQAEFCLDGKDCVTVPLDTAGDEHKQLLATFEGLSEGEHTVTMKNQVRNGKKKAELDYIGVLTPGIDRSKFQELLETVSEASPVKNTYLSDSWDTYAAALEQGVGVFNNLDSSSDALNQSLDVLKAAFKGLTKDAEAPSAPTLTAEAASESVALTWTESTDNVKLVGYELTGNGLKKSFTLADERSFTVTDLQPSSNYEFSIVAIDAAGNKSEAGTVSVTTLKDPQLDIPEVDTIAPSQVPDLAVTARHDSAVVTWGESTDNVKVTHYEIAVYVKGDAPKNEGVMFRSLRAALTQGVPVFVTTVDASATRSYTVTGLDPETEYEVLAYAVDGAGNRSQRAGATFRTAAAPATPANPSEPEKPGTDEPGTDKPGGDKPGADKPGADKPGADKPGADKPGADKPDADKPGSDEPGADKPGGDKPGGDKPGADKPGADKPGSDKPGADKPETDKPATHQPGAGESGTNGTTSPGVNSSAKQKPGPASYGGKGKNASLSRNLARTGTDSPIVLLVAAGIACAGIAGVRVSRVSRRITRNDGDE; via the coding sequence ATGAAAACGGGAAAGCGCTTACTGACAAGCACTTTCGCCGCGGCGGTTCTGGTGTCAACAATGATGCCCGCAACCTTCGCTGAACCTGCTCATCTTAATGATTACCAAGCTGAACCATCGAGTTCATCGGACCCTGTGCTGTGGTACCGACAGCCCGCCTCGCAGACCCCTCTGACCCAAGGAGCACGCCCGGGGGAGGATGAGGTGTGGCAACAAACCACTCTTCCCGTGGGTAACGGCGACCTGGGAGGCACGATCTACGGTGAGGTTGCCCAGGAACGCATCGTGATTAACGAAAAAACCCTGTGGCTTGGTGGTCCCAAATCAACCCCCACATACAACGGTGGAAACGCCGCTGATCGTGGGAAGAACGGTGAGAGCATTCGGCGAGTCCAGCAACTCTTCGAAGAAGGAAAACAGAAGCAGGCATCCGATCTTGCCGGTGCGCAACTCATCGGCGGCTTCGACCGAGACAGAGAACAGGGCGGATACCAGGCCTGGGGTGAGCTGATGATCAACCAGGGCCTTGGACAAAATCCGAGATACAGCGACTATCGACGCTCCCTTAACCTCGCAACGGGAACCTCAACCGTTGAATTCACCGTTGGTGGGACGCAATACACGCGTGAAACACTGGTTTCACATCCTGCACGTGTCATGGCCCTTCACCTGACGTCCACCGGCGACGCAGAGCTCAACCTCGGGGTCAATCTGGTGTCTTCCCACCGCAGTGACCTCAACGAAGAAAAATCCACCTACGCGGACGGAGTGTTGACAACGACGGGTGCGTTGCGTAACAACAGCCTCGTCTATACCTCAAAGATCGCGGCAGTAAGCGAGGACGGGGGTGCGATTACCTCCGATGGAGCATCCCTGAGAATCGTCGGTGGTCATTCCGCGACCGTCTACCTTGCTGCGGCAACGGACTTTGCTTACGACTATCCGACGTACCGAAGCGGTGAGAGCGCTGCTCAGGTCGAGGCTCGGATCCATAAGGATATCGTCGCGGCTGTCGCGAGTGGCTGGGAGAGTGTGCGAGAGGCCCACGTTGCCGACCACTCCGCCCTCGTTCATCGCACGAACCTCAACCTCGGAGGATGGGACAATTCCCTCCCTACGGATCAGCTGCTGAGTGCATATAAGCAAGGTCAGACAACTCCCGCGCAGGAACGTACCCTAGAAACCCTTCTCTACCAGTACGGACGCTACCTGACGATCGGCTCCTCGCGCGCAGACTCCCAGTTGCCCGCCAACCTCCAGGGCGTGTGGGCTAGGCGAAGCAATGACAAGGGAGGGGAGAACCCCTGGAAGAGTGACTACCACATCAATGTCAACCTTCAGATGAATTACTGGCCAACATATTCGGCGAACCTTGCCGAAATGGCAGAGCCGATGATCCGCTACATGGAGGGACTTGTTGAACCCGGTCGTGTCACGGCAAAGACCTACATGGGTACCGCTGGCACTCCCGGCACGGGATACACCGCGAACACGGAGACCACGCCGTACGGGTGGACGGCTCCGGGCAAGAGCTTCTCGTGGGGATGGTCGCCAGCCGCGGTCCCGTGGATGCTGCAGAATGTCTACGAGGCCTACGAATACTCCCTCGACCCCCAACTGCTTCAACGAATCTATCCGCTGCTGCGTGAGCAGTCCGATTTCTACATCAATTCAATTCTTCACCCTTCGCAGGATGCGTACGGTGTTGAGAGGCTGACGTCCTCGCCAACCTACTCGCCCGAACACGGGCCCTATACAGACGGAAACACCTACGAGCAGACCCTCATCTGGCAGCTTCTCAACGACACGATCACAGCCGCAGGTGTTCTTGGTGTTGACGCCGACAAAGTCGGAGGAGTCCAGTCCTGTGCGACAGCGAACTGGCAGAAGAACTGGGCTGCACAGGGGGCGTTCGTCTCAGGTGATGCCAACCGTTCCTGGTCATGTGCGATGTCGCTGCTCAAGCCGGTTGTTGTTGGAGAGTCGGGGCAGATTAAGGAATGGTACAACGAGGGTGCGCTAGGCAAATGGAAAGACGGAAGCCCGATTGGGAGCTACCAGAAAAATCACCGTCACCTCTCCCATATGCTCGGCCTGTTCCCCGGTGACCTCATCAATGTGGACAACCCGACCTTCATGGATGCCGCAAAGTACTCCCTTGACCAGCGCACCGACTCGGCAACCGGCTGGGGCATCGCGCAGCGACTGAATTCGTGGGCACGCACCGGCGACGGCGACCGCGCGCACAAGATCATTCGCTCGCTTTTTGCCACAGGGATCTATCCGAATCTCTTCGATGCGCATCCGCCGTTCCAGATCGACGGAAACTTCGGATACACGTCCGCCGTTGACGAGATGCTTCTCCAGTCGAATTCGACCTATGTTGACCCCGAGGGAACATCGCACGCGAACTATCTCAACCTCCTTCCGGCGCTCCCAGCGGCGTGGTCCTCCGGTAGCGTTGAGGGGTTGCGTGCACGCGGGGACTTCACCGTGTCGATGAACTGGGATAACCAGGCTCTCAAATCTGTCACCCTGACATCGGGATCAGGGGCGGATGCGACTCTTGCATTGAATGGAGCTGAAGGTGCGGTGGTGACCGACGCATCGGGTGCCCAGGTGGAAACCACTGTTCATGATGGATCGCACCTCTCTTTCCCAACGAAAGTGGGGGAGACCTACACCGTCAAGGGAATGACGTCGATTTCCGTGCAGTCGCGCACAGGAGCCACCGTTATTGGAACGGATGATGGATTCCTTCAGCTCGACGCGCAGGTCAAGAGTGGAAACGACGAATCCGGTTCGACAGTTCCCGAACTCGTGTGGTCAGTGTCGGACAGCTCGGTCCTCGATGTTGATGCCACTGGCCGTGTCAGCGCGAAGGGCGTGAACGCAAGTGCAACGGTCACCGTTGCTCTTAAGTCTGATCCTCGGACCAAAGCCTCGATCGGCATTACCGTGGCAACGGGTCGTACGGTTGAGAGCCTCGTTGACGATGCCGCTCAAGGGATTGAATACACGGGTCCGTGGGGAACTTGGACGGATGCTCGAAATCACATGGGCACTGTTCACTTCATCCAGGACGGTTTGGGACAGGCGAGCTTCTCCTTCACCGGCACGGGAGTGAAGATTTACGGAAACCTCAACTCGACGTTCGGACAGGCTGAGTTCTGTCTTGACGGCAAAGATTGCGTGACCGTTCCTCTTGACACCGCCGGTGATGAGCACAAGCAGCTCCTTGCGACATTTGAGGGACTGTCCGAGGGCGAGCACACGGTGACCATGAAGAACCAGGTCCGTAATGGGAAGAAGAAAGCAGAACTGGACTACATCGGTGTGCTCACTCCCGGTATTGATCGCAGCAAGTTCCAGGAATTGCTCGAAACGGTCTCCGAAGCGTCCCCGGTGAAAAATACCTACCTTTCGGACTCGTGGGACACCTACGCGGCAGCTCTGGAGCAAGGGGTTGGCGTATTCAATAATCTGGATTCCTCGTCGGATGCTCTTAATCAGTCGCTAGATGTCCTGAAAGCAGCGTTCAAGGGACTGACAAAGGACGCGGAGGCTCCCTCGGCCCCCACACTCACCGCAGAAGCGGCAAGTGAATCGGTAGCGCTCACGTGGACGGAATCGACGGATAACGTCAAGCTCGTGGGATACGAACTCACCGGCAACGGGCTCAAGAAGAGCTTCACGCTGGCGGACGAGCGGTCCTTTACCGTCACCGATCTTCAGCCGTCGAGCAACTACGAGTTCTCGATTGTGGCCATTGATGCTGCGGGGAATAAGTCGGAAGCGGGAACCGTCTCAGTGACAACGCTGAAGGATCCTCAACTTGATATTCCCGAAGTTGACACGATTGCGCCGTCACAGGTGCCGGATCTTGCGGTGACGGCTCGACATGACTCCGCAGTTGTCACCTGGGGTGAATCAACGGACAATGTGAAGGTCACGCATTACGAGATTGCGGTGTATGTCAAAGGTGATGCCCCCAAGAATGAGGGCGTGATGTTCCGGTCGTTGCGTGCGGCGCTCACCCAGGGTGTCCCCGTGTTTGTGACGACAGTTGACGCCTCGGCTACGCGGAGTTACACGGTGACGGGGCTTGATCCTGAAACGGAATACGAAGTCCTTGCCTACGCCGTTGACGGTGCGGGGAACCGATCCCAGCGTGCTGGTGCAACCTTTAGAACGGCTGCTGCGCCGGCTACGCCCGCAAACCCCTCTGAACCGGAAAAACCGGGGACTGATGAGCCGGGAACTGACAAGCCCGGCGGTGATAAGCCTGGAGCTGATAAACCCGGTGCAGACAAGCCTGGAGCTGATAAGCCTGGTGCGGATAAGCCCGGAGCTGATAAACCCGACGCTGACAAGCCTGGGTCGGATGAGCCCGGTGCAGATAAGCCCGGCGGTGATAAGCCTGGCGGTGATAAGCCTGGCGCGGACAAACCCGGTGCTGATAAGCCCGGGTCGGACAAGCCCGGTGCTGATAAACCCGAAACTGACAAACCCGCCACTCATCAGCCAGGCGCCGGTGAATCAGGCACCAATGGAACTACGTCCCCAGGTGTCAATTCATCAGCGAAGCAGAAACCCGGTCCAGCAAGCTACGGCGGAAAGGGAAAGAATGCGTCCCTGAGCAGGAACCTTGCTCGCACAGGTACCGATTCCCCCATTGTCTTGCTCGTTGCTGCGGGGATTGCCTGCGCTGGCATCGCAGGCGTGCGGGTATCGCGCGTATCACGTCGGATCACACGCAACGACGGCGACGAGTGA
- a CDS encoding MarR family winged helix-turn-helix transcriptional regulator, whose amino-acid sequence MTTATPDEVDRIVAAWTQERPDLDVAPMRILSRITRIARHLDLKRREAFATHNLEPWEFDVLSSLRRSGPPYSLTPGALMTELLVSSGTMTNRIDRLEQRSLVSRTPSPVDRRAVLVALTDDGKMLVDQALQALLEVEREILASVPDSDMTDFASLLRSVLVPLESTATPSK is encoded by the coding sequence GTGACCACAGCTACACCTGACGAAGTCGACAGAATCGTTGCCGCATGGACGCAGGAGCGTCCCGACCTCGACGTCGCGCCCATGCGCATTCTGTCGCGCATCACGCGCATCGCTCGTCACCTAGACCTCAAGCGTCGCGAAGCTTTCGCCACTCACAACCTTGAGCCGTGGGAATTTGATGTGCTCTCCTCCCTACGCAGGTCCGGTCCCCCATATTCACTGACACCTGGAGCACTCATGACGGAACTCCTGGTCTCCTCTGGGACGATGACCAATCGCATCGATCGGCTCGAACAACGCAGTCTCGTCTCGCGCACACCTTCGCCTGTGGATCGTCGAGCCGTCCTCGTCGCACTGACCGACGACGGGAAGATGCTCGTTGACCAGGCACTTCAAGCGTTACTTGAGGTGGAGCGGGAGATCCTCGCCTCTGTCCCCGACTCTGACATGACGGATTTTGCAAGCCTCCTGCGCAGCGTTCTTGTCCCGCTGGAATCTACGGCAACACCATCGAAGTAG
- a CDS encoding TetR/AcrR family transcriptional regulator translates to MAEKRTRMSGFARREQLVTVARSLFAQKGFDATSVEEIASKAKVSKPVVYEHFGGKEGIYAVIVDREVQSLVSSLHASLDSSDRPRLLLENATLALLNYIESNSDGFRVLVRDAPTDPSLGSFSSILGDVANRVEHLLAEQFARSGLNAGWSPLYAQMLVGLIAQVGQWWLDDRRLDKDEVAAHVVNLVWNGIRNLRPTPLLRVRQPQE, encoded by the coding sequence ATGGCTGAGAAACGTACCCGAATGAGCGGCTTTGCCCGCCGAGAGCAGCTTGTCACCGTGGCGCGCTCACTTTTTGCTCAGAAGGGATTCGACGCCACGAGCGTCGAGGAAATTGCTTCCAAAGCCAAGGTGTCCAAACCCGTTGTCTACGAGCATTTCGGTGGGAAAGAGGGGATTTACGCGGTCATCGTTGATCGCGAAGTTCAGTCCTTAGTCAGTTCACTCCACGCATCTCTTGATTCCTCTGACCGCCCGAGGTTGCTCCTGGAAAACGCTACCCTCGCGCTGCTCAACTACATTGAGTCCAATTCAGACGGCTTCCGCGTGCTCGTCCGCGACGCCCCCACAGACCCCAGCCTCGGGTCTTTTTCGTCCATCCTCGGCGATGTTGCCAACCGGGTCGAACATCTGCTTGCTGAGCAATTTGCACGTTCCGGACTAAACGCAGGGTGGTCACCGCTGTATGCGCAGATGCTCGTCGGCCTCATCGCGCAGGTTGGACAGTGGTGGCTCGATGATCGACGTCTCGACAAGGACGAGGTGGCGGCACACGTCGTCAACCTCGTGTGGAATGGGATCCGCAATCTGCGGCCAACTCCTCTTTTGCGTGTGCGCCAGCCTCAGGAATAG
- a CDS encoding bifunctional UDP-N-acetylglucosamine diphosphorylase/glucosamine-1-phosphate N-acetyltransferase GlmU, whose translation MSQPAAVIVLAAGQGTRMRSALPKVVHPIVGVSMIGHALRAAQGLNPDHLVTVVRHQRDLVAQEILRNSPESLIADQDEIPGTGRAVQCGLATLENEIGHVSGTIVVTYGDVPMLSTQTLQMLLDQHHAEGNAVTVLTSVVDDPTGYGRIIRDAHGSVIAIVEDRDTTPQQKAITEVNAGIYAFDAEFLTETLSGLGTDNDQGEVYLTDVLAAAAPAGRRAGAVVLTDPWQAQGCNDRVQLAQLGAEFNARICQEHMKAGVTIVDPSSTWIDVDVTIGADTTIWPGTTIRRGSVIGTGCEIGPAATIVSAQIGDNATIPTAWVENVAVTADTMVQPLSFLGRRDVD comes from the coding sequence GTGTCCCAGCCCGCAGCAGTCATCGTCCTTGCCGCTGGGCAGGGAACTCGGATGAGGTCGGCTCTCCCTAAAGTCGTTCACCCCATCGTCGGGGTTTCAATGATCGGGCATGCACTTCGAGCCGCTCAAGGACTCAACCCCGATCACCTCGTGACGGTTGTGCGCCATCAACGCGACCTCGTTGCCCAGGAAATTCTGCGCAATTCCCCCGAATCCCTCATCGCCGATCAAGACGAAATCCCCGGAACGGGACGTGCCGTCCAATGCGGTCTGGCGACACTCGAAAATGAAATCGGCCACGTTTCAGGAACGATCGTTGTTACCTACGGTGACGTTCCCATGCTGTCCACTCAGACGCTCCAGATGCTGCTCGACCAACATCATGCCGAGGGCAACGCGGTCACAGTCCTCACTAGCGTCGTTGATGACCCAACGGGCTACGGACGAATCATCCGTGATGCCCACGGAAGCGTCATCGCCATCGTTGAGGATCGTGACACGACTCCCCAGCAGAAAGCCATCACCGAAGTCAACGCCGGAATCTACGCTTTCGACGCCGAATTTCTCACCGAAACCCTCTCGGGACTGGGAACAGACAACGACCAGGGCGAGGTTTATCTCACGGACGTCCTCGCCGCAGCTGCCCCAGCGGGCCGACGAGCCGGCGCAGTCGTGCTCACCGACCCGTGGCAAGCCCAAGGATGCAACGATCGCGTTCAACTCGCACAGCTCGGCGCGGAATTTAACGCCCGGATCTGCCAGGAACACATGAAGGCCGGGGTGACGATCGTGGACCCGTCCTCGACGTGGATCGATGTTGACGTCACCATCGGTGCGGACACAACAATCTGGCCGGGAACAACGATCCGGAGGGGAAGCGTCATCGGGACAGGATGTGAAATCGGTCCCGCCGCAACGATCGTATCGGCGCAAATTGGGGATAACGCGACGATTCCCACAGCATGGGTGGAAAATGTTGCCGTCACTGCCGATACGATGGTTCAGCCGTTGAGTTTCCTCGGTCGACGAGACGTCGACTGA
- a CDS encoding ribose-phosphate diphosphokinase encodes MTGLVARGEKSLVLVSGRAHLDLANRVGEEIGCGVSPVTAYDFASGEIYVRFNESVRGADVFVLQSHTGDINKWLMEQLIMIDAAKRASAKRITAVAPFYPYSRQDKKHQGREPISARLISDLYKTAGADRVMSVDLHASQEQGFFDGPVDHLFAMPVLVDYARSRVDLSNTVMVSPDAGRIRVAEKWSSKLGGCPLAFVHKTRDTTRPNVAVANRVVGEVAGKHCILVDDMIDTAGTITEAVKVLHDAGADKVIIAATHGILSDPAARRLSECGASEVIVTDTLPIPAEKRFPQLTVLSIAPLLARAIREVFEDGSVTSLFD; translated from the coding sequence ATGACCGGTTTGGTGGCTAGGGGAGAGAAGAGCCTCGTCCTCGTTTCCGGTAGAGCACACCTCGACTTGGCGAATCGGGTGGGTGAAGAAATCGGCTGCGGTGTCTCACCCGTCACCGCCTACGACTTCGCTTCCGGTGAGATCTACGTTCGTTTCAACGAATCGGTCCGAGGGGCCGATGTCTTCGTTCTTCAATCCCACACCGGCGACATCAACAAGTGGCTGATGGAACAGCTCATCATGATTGACGCCGCAAAGCGTGCCTCCGCTAAGCGCATCACCGCTGTGGCTCCTTTCTATCCCTACTCTCGCCAGGACAAGAAACACCAGGGACGTGAACCGATTAGCGCCCGCCTGATTTCTGATCTGTATAAGACTGCCGGCGCCGATCGCGTGATGAGCGTGGATCTTCATGCCTCGCAGGAACAGGGGTTCTTCGATGGGCCGGTGGATCACCTCTTCGCCATGCCCGTCCTCGTTGACTATGCGCGCTCGCGTGTTGATCTGTCGAACACCGTCATGGTGTCTCCGGATGCTGGTCGAATCCGCGTTGCGGAGAAGTGGTCATCGAAGCTCGGTGGCTGTCCACTGGCCTTTGTCCACAAGACTCGCGACACCACGCGACCGAATGTTGCCGTGGCCAATCGCGTTGTCGGCGAGGTCGCCGGGAAACACTGCATCCTTGTTGACGACATGATCGATACCGCGGGGACAATTACCGAGGCCGTGAAGGTCCTCCACGACGCGGGAGCAGACAAAGTGATCATCGCGGCAACGCATGGCATCCTGTCCGATCCTGCAGCGAGGCGACTGTCGGAATGCGGTGCATCCGAGGTCATCGTCACCGATACCCTTCCGATTCCCGCCGAGAAGCGCTTCCCACAGCTGACGGTACTGTCGATTGCGCCGCTCCTGGCCCGAGCCATTCGCGAGGTCTTCGAAGACGGATCGGTCACATCACTCTTCGACTAA
- a CDS encoding 50S ribosomal protein L25/general stress protein Ctc produces the protein MSDTPVLNASVRTEFGKGAARRARRANLVPGVIYGHGEDTIHVDVPGHDLFLLVRGNTNALVELKFDGKSQLALVKDVQRHPVSRVLLHADFLAVKAGEKVDVEVPIVITGESAPGTQHNVEEFNILVKAPATAIPDSIEVDITGLEAGTVLRVADLAIPANIEIEVDPEQDIVSIQEIAALDEGDSEAGEAAEGEAGEAPAAE, from the coding sequence ATGAGCGATACCCCCGTTCTGAATGCGTCCGTTCGCACCGAGTTTGGCAAGGGTGCTGCCCGTCGCGCCCGTCGTGCGAACCTTGTTCCCGGCGTGATCTACGGCCACGGTGAAGACACGATCCACGTTGACGTTCCCGGGCATGACCTGTTCCTGCTGGTTCGTGGCAACACGAACGCGCTTGTTGAGCTCAAGTTTGATGGCAAGAGCCAGCTCGCCCTCGTTAAGGATGTGCAGCGCCACCCGGTGTCGCGTGTTCTTCTGCACGCTGACTTCCTCGCGGTGAAGGCCGGCGAGAAGGTTGACGTTGAGGTTCCGATCGTGATCACGGGCGAGTCTGCTCCTGGAACTCAGCACAATGTTGAGGAATTCAACATCCTCGTGAAGGCTCCCGCCACGGCGATCCCCGATTCCATTGAGGTTGACATTACCGGTCTTGAGGCCGGCACGGTTCTGCGCGTCGCTGACCTGGCGATTCCCGCGAACATCGAGATTGAGGTTGACCCCGAGCAGGACATCGTCTCCATCCAGGAGATCGCCGCTCTTGACGAGGGCGATTCCGAAGCCGGCGAGGCTGCGGAAGGCGAAGCCGGAGAAGCTCCTGCCGCCGAGTGA
- a CDS encoding BMP family lipoprotein codes for MRLSSAALALCVAGGLAACSPSTGDSAVAQESTVCVAVPSGEETSALVAALERAAVDSGAKFSSVSGEGVVDSLVTKGCTLVVADSVFAESVSAAARENTSVNFALLGGHFIDEDGAEETPANGTIIDIRLGEAAYLAGYASAGMTTTGNLATVGSSDSVMARAAMDGFAQGVDAYNVAFGTSISVENWNFATRTGSIVESAEAASEIVKKNLAAGVDIVMPVGVEATSGAVDAIKTAKNPASRLVWTNIQSTDLESSQPQSGAQLEPMSGSNAQSGSSGTEAQTSAPQSGMSDAQGNMDSAQSGGVVAAAHQLEPEISQSARDELGVPVLTGVYVDYEGIFADVIDDALAGALSTKPYVAAMSNGRVTLASFGPFAQLRSEEMKERLTELRRALLSTELQVQAPWEHDEGVSAGHR; via the coding sequence ATGCGTTTGTCCTCCGCCGCCCTCGCCCTGTGTGTTGCGGGTGGTCTTGCGGCGTGCTCGCCCTCGACGGGAGACTCAGCCGTTGCCCAAGAATCGACGGTCTGCGTAGCCGTGCCCTCGGGTGAGGAAACATCGGCGTTGGTCGCAGCTCTTGAAAGGGCTGCGGTGGATTCGGGTGCGAAGTTCTCCAGTGTCTCGGGTGAGGGTGTTGTGGACTCGCTCGTGACCAAGGGCTGCACTCTGGTTGTCGCGGATTCCGTGTTTGCTGAGAGTGTGTCCGCGGCGGCGCGCGAGAATACCTCGGTGAACTTTGCCCTGTTAGGCGGTCATTTCATTGACGAGGACGGGGCTGAGGAAACTCCGGCGAATGGCACCATCATCGATATTCGTCTTGGAGAAGCCGCCTACCTTGCGGGCTACGCCTCGGCTGGGATGACGACAACGGGCAACCTGGCGACTGTTGGTTCGTCAGATAGCGTGATGGCGCGCGCAGCGATGGATGGTTTCGCCCAGGGTGTCGATGCGTACAACGTTGCGTTTGGCACGTCGATTTCTGTTGAGAATTGGAATTTCGCTACGCGAACAGGTTCCATCGTTGAATCGGCAGAGGCTGCGTCAGAAATAGTGAAGAAGAACCTGGCCGCAGGTGTGGATATCGTCATGCCCGTTGGTGTTGAAGCCACCAGCGGTGCCGTCGATGCCATCAAGACTGCGAAGAACCCTGCGTCGCGACTTGTGTGGACGAACATCCAATCCACCGATCTTGAGTCTTCTCAGCCGCAGTCGGGTGCTCAATTGGAGCCAATGTCAGGCAGTAACGCTCAATCTGGGAGTTCTGGCACCGAAGCGCAGACATCGGCTCCTCAGTCGGGCATGTCCGATGCTCAGGGGAACATGGATTCAGCTCAGAGCGGCGGCGTAGTTGCGGCGGCTCATCAGCTCGAGCCCGAGATTTCTCAGTCTGCGCGTGATGAACTCGGTGTCCCCGTTCTCACGGGCGTGTACGTCGATTACGAAGGAATATTTGCCGACGTCATCGACGATGCCCTGGCCGGCGCACTGTCAACGAAGCCGTACGTCGCAGCGATGTCTAACGGTCGTGTGACACTGGCAAGTTTCGGTCCCTTTGCTCAGCTGCGGTCTGAGGAGATGAAGGAGCGTCTCACCGAACTCAGGAGGGCGTTGTTGTCCACCGAGCTGCAAGTGCAAGCCCCCTGGGAACACGACGAAGGCGTGTCGGCAGGTCATCGTTAG
- a CDS encoding TIGR00730 family Rossman fold protein: MSTQSSSPSSTPRSTYQRGPVILRGREIPQETTDANLLRPQQSSDWLHEDPWRVLRILSEFVEGFGALAELGPAISVFGSARTPQDASEWQMAHAIGGELAKRGYAVVTGGGPGAMAAANKGAWDAGGTSVGLGIELPHEQSLNEWVNVGINFRYFFARKTMFVKYSSGFIVMPGGFGTMDELFEALTLVQTQKIGSFPIVLVGTSYWSGLIEWIRDQMLGHANISAPDIDLIHVVDDPVEAVDLVVNA, encoded by the coding sequence ATGTCCACTCAATCATCTTCACCTTCGTCAACACCACGCTCAACCTATCAGCGTGGTCCTGTGATCCTGCGCGGACGTGAAATTCCACAAGAAACAACCGACGCTAACCTCCTGCGTCCACAGCAGTCCTCGGACTGGCTCCACGAGGATCCGTGGCGAGTACTGAGAATCCTTTCGGAATTCGTTGAAGGATTTGGGGCGCTCGCTGAACTTGGTCCCGCGATCTCCGTCTTCGGTTCCGCCCGCACACCCCAGGACGCTTCCGAATGGCAGATGGCTCACGCAATCGGTGGAGAACTAGCCAAGCGCGGATACGCGGTGGTCACGGGCGGAGGACCCGGCGCAATGGCTGCGGCAAACAAAGGTGCCTGGGATGCGGGTGGAACTTCTGTTGGCCTGGGGATTGAGCTTCCCCATGAGCAATCACTCAACGAATGGGTGAACGTCGGAATTAACTTCCGGTATTTCTTCGCCCGTAAAACGATGTTCGTCAAATACTCATCCGGTTTCATCGTGATGCCGGGTGGTTTCGGAACGATGGATGAACTCTTCGAAGCGCTGACCCTGGTTCAGACACAGAAGATCGGATCTTTCCCCATCGTCCTCGTGGGCACCTCGTATTGGAGCGGACTCATTGAGTGGATCCGAGACCAGATGCTTGGGCACGCAAACATTTCCGCACCGGACATCGACCTCATCCACGTGGTTGACGACCCCGTCGAAGCAGTGGACCTTGTTGTCAATGCCTAG
- a CDS encoding DUF3117 domain-containing protein, translated as MAAMKPRTGDGPLEATKEGRGIVMRIPSEGGGRLVIELNPDEAKDLAEALSSAV; from the coding sequence ATGGCAGCAATGAAGCCGAGGACCGGTGATGGTCCTCTCGAGGCGACAAAGGAAGGGCGCGGAATCGTCATGCGCATCCCAAGCGAGGGCGGCGGCCGTCTGGTCATCGAACTCAACCCGGATGAAGCCAAAGACCTTGCCGAAGCCCTCAGCTCGGCAGTCTGA